CTTCGACCGGATGGGCGGACTGGAGAAGTTCAAAACGTTGCCCGGCGTGGCCCTCACGCCAGCGGCCAAGAACAACCGTATCTACCGCGTCGAGGAACACGATATGGTGTACCTAGGGCCGCGCACAGGGCAAAACGTGCTCAAGCTCATGGAATTGATTCACCAGCCCGCGCCCAAGCTGTGAGGCTGAGCGCGGGCCGGGTTCGGCTGTATTTTGGCGGGCTGCTGGCGGTGCTGGCCGTGTGCATCATCGTGTCGGCTAGATTGGGCGCGGTGGTGCTGACGTTTGGCGAAATCGGGGGCTACCTGGCCCAGAGCGTGGGGCTGGCCGCCGCCAGCAACGACCCCACGGCGATTCTGCACGAGGGCGTGTTCTTTCAGATCCGGCTGCCACGGGTGCTGCTGTGCGCCGTGGTAGGGGCCGCTTTGTCGGTATCGGGCACCTTGATGCAGGCCTTGTTTCGCAACCCCATCGTGGAGCCGGGCCTGATTGGCACCTCGGCGGGCGCGGCGCTGGGGGCAGCCGTAATTTTCGTGCTGGGTGCTTCCATGAGCTGGGTCAATTCGACGTTTCTGGGAACTTTCGTGCTGCCGGCGGCAGCATTTGTGGGGGCTTTGCTGGCTACGGGTCTGGTATACCGCCTCTCCCGGGTGCAGGGCCGCGTGACGGTAGCCTCGATGCTGCTGGCCGGTATTGCGGTAAATGCCCTGGCGGCCGGGGCACGGGCTTCCTGGCTTACATTGCCCGCGACCCGCAGGCCCGCTCCATCACCTTCTGGAGCCTGGGCAGCTTCAGCAGCGCCGACTGGCCTTCGTTTTACATGGTGCTCACCGTGACGGTGGTGGGAGTGGGGCTGGCCTTGCGCTTTGCCAAGGCCCTGAACGCCCTGCAGCTGGGCGAGAATGAGGCGCAGTACTTGGGCGTGAATACCCGGCAGCTGCAAACCCGGATTCTGTTGCTCAACACGTTGCTCGTGGCCGTGGCTACGGCTACCGTCGGCGTCATCGGCTTCGTGGGGCTGGTCGTGCCGCACTTGCTGCGCCTCGTGCGGTTTGCCGACAACCGCCTGCTGATTCTGGGTGCCAGTCTGCTGGGGGCCATTCTGATGATAGTTTCTGACACCGTGGCCCGCACTATCATTGCCCCGGCCGAGTTGCCCATCGGCGTGCTCACGGCCTTTATCGGGGCGCCGGTGTTTTTGTGGATGCTTTCCCACTACCAGCAACTCAACCAGCGGGGCGGATTTTATGCTTAGGGCCGATTCTGTCAGCTTTCAGGTCAAGGACCGGGTGCTGCTGCACGAGGCCTCGGTGGAGTGCCGGCCAGGCGAGTTTACGGTGCTCATGGGGCCCAATGGCGCGGGCAAAACCACGCTGCTGCGCCTGCTGGCCGGGTTGTACCAGCCTTCGGCGGGCCGGGTGCTGTACCACGAAAAGCCGCTGAGCACGTTTTCGACCAGTGAGCTGGCTAAGTCCCGGGCGGTGCTGTCCCAGGAAATCCAGCTGGCCTTCCCCTTGAGCGTGGCCGATGTGGTACTGATGGGCCGTTACCCGCATTTTCAGCGCAGCCCCTCGGCCCACGACCAGGCTATCTGCCGCCAGGCCCTCGACCAGCTAGGCATGAGCAGCTTTGCCGACCGGGACTACTCGACCTTATCCGGTGGGGAAGCCCAGAAGGTGCAGATGGCCCGGGTGCTGGCCCAGATCTGGGAAGCTCCGGCCTCCGGCTCCCGGGTGCTGCTGCTCGATGAGCCCGTATCCAGCCTCGATTTGCGCTACCAGCACCAGCTCTTGCAGATTGCCCGCGACTTTTCCCGGCAGGGCGCCATCGTCGTAGCCGTGCTGCACGATATCAACCTGGCCCTGACCTACGCCGACCGACTCGTGTTTATTCGTCAGGGCGAGGTGTACCAGACGCTAACTAAACCCAATGCGCTGACGGCGCGGCTGCTGGAAGACGTGTTCGGGCTGACGATGCACATCATTTCTAACCCGTTGACCCAAAAGCCCCTGGTTATTTACGCAGATTCGCCGCCTCCAGCCTTGGAGTAGCCCGCAAGCCGGCAAGCAAATGAAAAGGGACGTAGCCACTGGCTGCGTCCCTTTTTACTGCTGGGTGATAGGGTAGTGACTGGTCAAACGGCCCAAGCTGCGCTGCTGCTTGTAGCCTGAGCTGTAGCCGGGCGTACGTTACGGGGTGCAGACTTGAAAGCTGGCGCGGTTCATAACCGGAAGCGGACTTGCTGGTTGTGTACCAAGCCACTGGTCTCCTGACGCCTTGAGGATGAAGCGTTTTCGTCGGGACCCGATAAGGTGGCTGAACAGCCTAACCGTGCAGGCAGTTGTTCTAGGTGCCAGAAATCCGGCTTCCCTAGCCCTACCAGCTAGCATCAACGCACCCTCTGTATCTTCTCCTGCGTACTACCCAGGCAGTACGCTTTTACCTATATGAACGAATTACAACGTCTGATCCTGGCTTACGACGAGCACCGCGCGGCGGGCCGGGCCTGTGCTCTGGCCTCGGTAGTGGATGTGGCCGGCTCGGCTTACCGCCGGCCCGGGGCCCGCATGCTGGTCACCGAAGACGGGCAGCTGACCGGAGCTATTAGCGGGGGCTGCCTGGAAGGGGATGCCCGCCGCCGGGCCCGCCAAACCATCCTACAGGGCCGCCCCACGGTGGTCACCTACGACTCTACCGACCCCGAAGACGATCTGCAATTCGGGGCCGCGCTGGGCTGCCAGGGCATCGTGCAGATCCTGCTGGAGCCCCTCGACTTTCAGAACCCCGAC
Above is a genomic segment from Hymenobacter cellulosivorans containing:
- a CDS encoding heme ABC transporter ATP-binding protein, with translation MLRADSVSFQVKDRVLLHEASVECRPGEFTVLMGPNGAGKTTLLRLLAGLYQPSAGRVLYHEKPLSTFSTSELAKSRAVLSQEIQLAFPLSVADVVLMGRYPHFQRSPSAHDQAICRQALDQLGMSSFADRDYSTLSGGEAQKVQMARVLAQIWEAPASGSRVLLLDEPVSSLDLRYQHQLLQIARDFSRQGAIVVAVLHDINLALTYADRLVFIRQGEVYQTLTKPNALTARLLEDVFGLTMHIISNPLTQKPLVIYADSPPPALE